The following proteins come from a genomic window of Candidatus Bipolaricaulis sibiricus:
- a CDS encoding N-acylamino acid racemase: MRIERATLYLVEMPLVAPFVTSFGEQRVRQALLVALESGGRTGWGECVAGTGPWYSPETTETARHVILDCLLPLLHGREIGHPREFPALVASIRGHGMAKAAVEAALWDLHAQREGVPLAALLGGTRDRVPAGVSVGIQPDVETLVARVAGYVAEGYRRVKLKVKPGWDLGPLAAVRERFPDLPLSVDANAAYALADGAHLREFDRFGLLMVEQPLAHDDLVGHARLAETLRTPLCLDESVTSPHRAWEALELGACRILNVKQGRLGGPSAVLEVHALAQERGVPLWCGGMLETGIGRALNAAVASLPGFTLPHDISATDRYYREDIATPPFRLEDGHIRVPTQPGLGVEVDLARLHRFAVRLWAWRS, translated from the coding sequence ATGCGGATCGAGCGCGCGACCCTCTATCTCGTGGAGATGCCCCTCGTCGCCCCGTTCGTGACGAGCTTCGGGGAGCAGCGGGTCCGGCAGGCGCTCCTCGTCGCCCTGGAGTCCGGCGGGCGCACGGGGTGGGGGGAGTGCGTGGCGGGTACGGGACCGTGGTACTCCCCGGAGACGACCGAGACGGCGCGTCACGTCATCCTCGACTGCCTCCTCCCCCTTCTGCACGGGCGGGAGATCGGCCACCCCCGGGAGTTCCCGGCCCTTGTCGCGTCGATCCGCGGGCACGGGATGGCGAAGGCGGCGGTGGAGGCCGCGCTGTGGGACCTCCACGCCCAGAGGGAGGGGGTGCCCCTCGCCGCGCTCCTCGGCGGAACCCGGGACCGGGTCCCGGCCGGGGTGAGCGTGGGGATCCAGCCCGACGTGGAGACGCTCGTCGCGCGCGTCGCGGGGTACGTGGCCGAGGGGTACCGGCGGGTGAAGCTGAAGGTCAAGCCGGGGTGGGACCTCGGACCGCTGGCCGCGGTGCGGGAGCGGTTCCCCGACCTTCCCCTCTCGGTGGACGCGAACGCCGCGTACGCGCTCGCCGACGGGGCGCACCTGCGGGAGTTCGATCGGTTCGGGCTCCTCATGGTCGAGCAGCCGCTCGCCCACGACGACCTCGTCGGCCACGCCCGGCTGGCGGAGACCCTGAGGACGCCGCTCTGCCTCGACGAGTCGGTCACCTCGCCCCACCGGGCGTGGGAGGCGCTCGAGCTCGGCGCCTGCCGGATCCTCAACGTGAAGCAGGGCCGACTGGGCGGCCCGTCCGCGGTGCTCGAGGTGCACGCGCTGGCCCAGGAGCGGGGGGTGCCCCTGTGGTGCGGGGGGATGCTCGAGACCGGGATCGGCCGGGCCCTCAACGCTGCCGTGGCCTCCCTCCCCGGGTTCACGCTTCCCCACGACATCTCGGCCACGGACCGCTACTACCGGGAGGATATCGCCACACCTCCCTTTCGTCTGGAGGACGGGCACATCCGCGTCCCTACGCAGCCCGGCCTGGGTGTGGAGGTGGACCTCGCGCGGCTGCACCGGTTCGCGGTGCGGCTGTGGGCGTGGCGCTCGTGA
- a CDS encoding Deoxyribose-phosphate aldolase: MTKAELAKMIDHTVLGPETGRAAVEKVCAQAIEHGFIAVCIPPGHVAWAKPLLRATGVRLCTVVGFPHGQHKPEVKAFEAARAVADGAVEVDMVVDIAALKEGDRARVLADVRAVREAAPKPVVLKVILECCLLSDAQKVLGAELCQEAGADFVKTSTGFSSGGATAEDVALLRRTVGRAMGVKASGGIRDYATAVRLIEAGASRIGASKSLEILAGAPG, encoded by the coding sequence ATGACGAAGGCGGAACTGGCGAAGATGATCGATCACACCGTGCTCGGGCCGGAGACGGGCCGGGCCGCGGTGGAGAAGGTGTGCGCTCAGGCGATCGAGCACGGGTTCATCGCCGTGTGCATCCCGCCGGGCCACGTGGCGTGGGCGAAGCCTCTTCTGCGCGCAACTGGTGTTCGTCTGTGCACGGTGGTCGGGTTTCCCCACGGCCAGCACAAGCCGGAGGTGAAGGCGTTCGAGGCGGCGCGGGCCGTGGCCGACGGCGCGGTCGAGGTGGACATGGTGGTGGACATCGCTGCGCTCAAGGAGGGGGACCGGGCCCGTGTTTTGGCCGACGTCCGCGCGGTGCGGGAGGCGGCCCCCAAGCCGGTCGTCCTCAAGGTGATCCTCGAGTGCTGCCTCCTTTCCGACGCCCAGAAGGTCCTCGGGGCCGAGCTCTGCCAGGAGGCCGGCGCGGACTTCGTAAAGACGTCGACCGGGTTCAGCTCCGGGGGGGCGACGGCCGAGGATGTGGCTCTTCTCCGCCGGACGGTGGGCCGGGCGATGGGGGTCAAGGCGTCCGGTGGGATTCGTGATTACGCGACGGCGGTTCGCCTGATCGAGGCCGGCGCAAGTCGCATCGGTGCTTCGAAGAGCCTCGAGATCCTCGCGGGAGCCCCCGGTTGA